In Streptomyces longhuiensis, the following proteins share a genomic window:
- a CDS encoding PrsW family intramembrane metalloprotease produces MTQAQPPGAPRARIPGPTRPPSSVPRIRAGLWKHWLWGGFALWALTAAVTYATRNTTLLPTLILLGSFLVPGTFVLWAYERHARDLGVSLMLGCFVVGGILGVLGASVMESYLLHPSPWMFLGVGLIEEAVKLAALMYMLRAQPRVRGLRAGLVLGASVGFGFAAFESAGHAFNAAVGMRGIDLRSLLETEVLRGLLAPFGHGLWTAISGAALLAFRRPNGRYRFAAPVVLTCLGVSLLHALWDSMHGMAVWIVARLTTTDLPLSLFAEGHLPQPTDTQKHLFTLFSVGGLVLISLAGIAWVRSLARSDPSWRNTP; encoded by the coding sequence GTGACTCAAGCACAGCCGCCCGGCGCGCCCCGAGCCCGCATCCCCGGCCCCACGCGGCCCCCGTCGTCCGTGCCACGGATCCGGGCGGGACTGTGGAAGCACTGGCTGTGGGGCGGATTCGCCCTGTGGGCCCTGACCGCCGCCGTCACCTACGCGACCAGGAACACCACACTCCTGCCGACGCTGATCCTGCTCGGCAGCTTCCTCGTTCCGGGCACCTTCGTGCTGTGGGCGTACGAGCGTCACGCACGCGACCTGGGCGTGAGCCTGATGCTCGGCTGCTTCGTCGTCGGCGGCATCCTCGGGGTGCTCGGCGCCTCGGTCATGGAGTCCTACCTGCTGCACCCCTCGCCGTGGATGTTCCTCGGGGTCGGCCTGATCGAGGAGGCGGTCAAGCTCGCCGCCCTGATGTACATGCTGCGCGCACAGCCGCGCGTGCGCGGACTGAGGGCGGGACTCGTCCTCGGCGCGTCCGTCGGCTTCGGCTTCGCGGCCTTCGAGAGCGCGGGCCACGCGTTCAACGCGGCCGTCGGCATGCGGGGCATCGACCTGCGCTCGCTCCTGGAGACGGAGGTGCTGCGCGGGCTGCTCGCACCGTTCGGGCACGGGCTGTGGACGGCGATCTCCGGCGCCGCCCTGCTGGCCTTCCGCAGGCCGAACGGGCGCTATCGCTTCGCGGCGCCGGTGGTGCTCACCTGTCTGGGAGTGTCCTTGCTGCACGCTCTGTGGGACTCCATGCACGGCATGGCGGTCTGGATCGTCGCCCGGCTCACCACCACGGACCTGCCCCTCTCGCTCTTCGCCGAGGGACACCTCCCGCAGCCGACCGACACCCAGAAGCACCTCTTCACGCTCTTCTCGGTGGGCGGGCTCGTGCTCATCTCGCTCGCCGGGATCGCCTGGGTACGTTCGCTCGCCCGTAGCGATCCCTCTTGGAGAAATACCCCCTAG
- a CDS encoding heavy-metal-associated domain-containing protein: MSAQTELPQIGTESTGSCCSPSGSCHSDAAGNAEGAVTTVYQVTGMTCGHCEGAVSDEISGLAGVMSVKAVASTGQVTVVSAAPLDEEEVRAAVDEAGYELAGRA, translated from the coding sequence ATGAGCGCCCAGACCGAGCTCCCCCAGATCGGCACCGAGTCGACCGGTTCCTGCTGCTCGCCCAGCGGTTCGTGCCACTCCGACGCCGCCGGGAACGCCGAGGGAGCCGTCACCACCGTGTACCAGGTGACCGGCATGACCTGCGGCCACTGCGAGGGCGCGGTGTCGGACGAGATCTCGGGGCTCGCGGGCGTCATGTCGGTGAAGGCCGTGGCCTCCACGGGACAGGTGACCGTGGTCTCCGCGGCGCCCCTCGACGAGGAGGAAGTCCGGGCCGCCGTCGACGAGGCGGGCTACGAGCTGGCCGGCAGGGCCTGA
- a CDS encoding heavy metal translocating P-type ATPase: MTTPTDTTAGPLSEVELAVGGMTCAACSARIEKKLNRLDGVTATVNLATEKAKVAYAPGVEVADLVATVQKLGYTAEPVVREKPVAHEEPVAAAADGPEGAGHEAPAEVRTEAGSGSGIEIGAEPDPTAPVRRRLAVCALLSLPVVLLAMVPALQFDNWQWLSLTLAAPVAVWGGLPFHRAAWTNARHGAATMDTLVCVGTLAAFGWSLWALFLGDAGMSGMRHGFTFAVDRTAASSTIYLEVAAGVVTLILLGRYLEARSRRRAGTALRALLELGAKDVAVLDASGAEVRLPVGRLRPGDRFVVRPGEKIATDGTVVEGASAVDAALLTGESVPVDVTVGDAVTGATVNAGGRLVVEATRVGADTQLARMARLVEDAQTGKAEVQRLADRIAGVFVPVVFVIALGTFAGWLLATGEVTAAFTSAVAVLIIACPCSLGLATPTALMVGTGRGAQLGILIKGPEVLENTRRVDTVVLDKTGTVTTGRMTLQDAYAAEGVEEKTLLRLAGAVEHASEHPVARAVAEGAADRAGTLPGVTRFTALAGLGVRGVVDRHDVLVGRERLLAEHGIALPPALAAAKTAAEAAGRTAVAVAWDGEARGVITVADAVRPTSAQAVVELRALGLTPVLLTGDNRIVAESVARAVGIAEDAVYAEVLPQEKVDVVRRLKAEGRTVAMVGDGVNDAAALATADLGLAMGTGTDAAIEAGDLTLVRADLRVAADAIRLSRRTLATIKGNLFWAFGYNVAALPLAAAGFLNPMIAGAAMAFSSVFVVTNSLRLRTFSRS; this comes from the coding sequence ATGACCACGCCCACGGACACCACGGCCGGGCCGCTCTCCGAAGTGGAGCTCGCCGTCGGCGGGATGACCTGCGCCGCCTGCTCGGCCCGTATCGAGAAGAAGCTCAACCGCCTCGACGGCGTGACGGCGACGGTCAATCTCGCGACCGAGAAGGCGAAGGTCGCGTACGCGCCCGGGGTCGAGGTCGCCGACCTGGTCGCCACGGTGCAGAAGCTCGGGTACACGGCGGAGCCGGTGGTGCGGGAGAAGCCGGTCGCCCACGAGGAGCCGGTCGCAGCCGCCGCGGACGGTCCGGAAGGGGCCGGCCACGAAGCCCCGGCCGAGGTCCGTACGGAAGCCGGGAGCGGGTCCGGGATCGAGATCGGCGCCGAGCCCGACCCCACCGCCCCCGTGCGCCGGCGGCTCGCGGTCTGCGCGCTGCTCTCCCTGCCCGTCGTCCTGCTGGCGATGGTGCCCGCCCTCCAGTTCGACAACTGGCAGTGGCTCTCCCTCACGCTCGCCGCCCCCGTCGCCGTCTGGGGCGGACTCCCCTTCCACCGGGCCGCCTGGACCAACGCCCGGCACGGCGCGGCCACCATGGACACCCTCGTCTGTGTCGGGACGCTCGCCGCGTTCGGCTGGTCGCTGTGGGCCCTGTTCCTGGGCGACGCCGGGATGAGCGGGATGCGGCACGGATTCACGTTCGCCGTCGACCGCACCGCCGCCTCCTCCACCATCTACCTCGAAGTCGCCGCGGGCGTCGTCACCCTGATCCTGCTCGGCCGCTATCTGGAGGCCCGCTCCAGGCGCCGCGCCGGCACCGCCCTGCGCGCCCTGCTCGAACTCGGCGCCAAGGACGTCGCCGTACTGGACGCCTCGGGCGCGGAAGTACGCCTGCCGGTGGGGCGGCTGAGGCCGGGCGACCGGTTCGTCGTGCGGCCGGGCGAGAAGATCGCGACCGACGGCACCGTCGTCGAGGGCGCCTCAGCCGTCGACGCCGCCCTGCTCACCGGCGAGTCCGTGCCCGTGGACGTGACCGTCGGCGACGCCGTGACCGGCGCGACCGTGAACGCGGGCGGCCGGCTCGTCGTCGAGGCGACCCGCGTCGGCGCCGACACCCAGCTCGCCCGCATGGCGCGACTCGTCGAGGACGCGCAGACCGGCAAGGCCGAGGTGCAGCGCCTCGCCGACCGGATCGCCGGCGTGTTCGTGCCGGTGGTGTTCGTCATCGCGCTCGGCACGTTCGCCGGCTGGCTGCTCGCCACCGGCGAGGTGACCGCCGCGTTCACCTCGGCCGTCGCCGTCCTGATCATCGCCTGCCCCTGCTCGCTCGGCCTCGCGACGCCCACCGCGCTCATGGTCGGCACCGGCCGCGGCGCCCAGCTCGGCATCCTCATCAAGGGCCCCGAGGTCCTGGAGAACACCCGCCGCGTCGACACCGTCGTCCTCGACAAGACCGGCACCGTGACGACCGGCCGGATGACGCTCCAGGACGCGTACGCCGCCGAGGGCGTCGAGGAGAAGACCCTGCTGCGGCTGGCCGGGGCCGTGGAACACGCCTCCGAGCACCCTGTCGCCCGGGCCGTCGCGGAGGGCGCCGCCGACCGGGCCGGGACGCTGCCCGGCGTCACCCGCTTCACCGCGCTCGCCGGACTCGGCGTCCGCGGCGTGGTGGACCGGCACGACGTCCTGGTCGGCCGGGAGCGCCTCCTCGCCGAGCACGGCATCGCCCTGCCGCCCGCGCTCGCCGCCGCCAAGACCGCCGCCGAGGCCGCGGGCCGCACCGCCGTCGCCGTCGCCTGGGACGGGGAGGCACGGGGTGTCATCACCGTCGCCGACGCGGTCCGCCCGACGAGCGCCCAGGCCGTCGTCGAGCTGCGCGCGCTGGGCCTCACGCCGGTGCTCCTGACCGGCGACAACCGGATCGTCGCCGAGTCCGTGGCGCGGGCCGTCGGGATCGCCGAGGACGCCGTGTACGCGGAGGTCCTGCCGCAGGAGAAGGTCGACGTCGTACGGCGTCTGAAGGCCGAGGGGCGCACCGTCGCCATGGTCGGCGACGGAGTGAACGACGCGGCGGCGCTCGCCACCGCCGATCTGGGGCTCGCGATGGGCACCGGCACGGACGCCGCGATCGAGGCGGGCGACCTGACGCTGGTGCGCGCGGACCTGCGCGTGGCCGCCGACGCGATCCGGCTCTCGCGCCGCACCCTCGCCACCATCAAGGGGAACCTCTTCTGGGCCTTCGGCTACAACGTGGCCGCGCTGCCGCTGGCCGCCGCCGGGTTCCTGAACCCGATGATCGCGGGCGCCGCGATGGCGTTCTCGTCCGTGTTCGTGGTGACGAACAGCCTCCGGCTGAGGACGTTTTCCCGAAGCTGA
- a CDS encoding citrate synthase, whose protein sequence is MSDNSVVLRYGDGEYTYPVIDSTVGDKGFDIGKLRAQTGLVTLDSGYGNTAAYKSAITYLDGEQGILRYRGYPIEQLAERSTFTEVAYLLINGELPTVDELSTFKNEITGHTLLHEDVKRFFDGFPRDAHPMAMLSSVVSALSTFYQDSHNPFDEQQRHLSTIRLLAKLPTIAAYAYKKSIGHPFVYPRNDLGYVENFLRMTFSVPAQEYDLDPVVVSALDKLLILHADHEQNCSTSTVRLVGSSQANMFASISAGISALWGPLHGGANQSVLEMLEGIQANGGDVDSFIRKVKNKEDGVRLMGFGHRVYKSFDPRAKIIKAAAHDVLSALGKSDELLDIALKLEEHALSDEYFVSRNLYPNVDFYTGLIYRAMGFPTEMFTVLFALGRLPGWIAQWHEMIKEPGSRIGRPRQIYTGEVLRDFVPVEAR, encoded by the coding sequence GTGAGCGACAACTCTGTAGTACTGCGGTACGGCGATGGCGAGTACACCTACCCGGTGATCGACAGCACCGTCGGTGACAAGGGCTTCGACATCGGGAAGCTCCGGGCCCAGACCGGTCTGGTGACCCTCGACAGCGGATACGGCAACACCGCCGCCTATAAATCCGCGATCACCTATCTCGACGGTGAGCAGGGCATCCTCCGGTACCGCGGCTACCCGATCGAGCAGCTGGCCGAGCGTTCCACCTTCACCGAGGTGGCCTACCTGCTGATCAACGGCGAGCTTCCGACCGTCGACGAGCTCTCCACTTTCAAGAACGAGATCACCGGGCACACGCTGCTCCACGAGGACGTCAAGCGCTTCTTCGACGGCTTCCCGCGTGACGCCCACCCGATGGCCATGCTGTCCTCCGTGGTCAGCGCGCTGTCGACGTTCTACCAGGACAGCCACAACCCGTTCGACGAGCAGCAGCGCCACCTGTCGACGATCCGGCTGCTCGCCAAGCTGCCGACCATCGCGGCGTACGCGTACAAGAAGTCGATCGGCCACCCGTTCGTCTACCCGCGCAACGACCTCGGCTACGTCGAGAACTTCCTGCGCATGACGTTCTCCGTGCCGGCGCAGGAGTACGACCTCGACCCGGTCGTCGTCTCCGCGCTCGACAAGCTGCTCATCCTGCACGCGGACCACGAGCAGAACTGTTCGACGTCCACCGTGCGTCTGGTCGGCTCCTCGCAGGCGAACATGTTCGCCTCGATCTCCGCCGGTATCTCCGCCCTGTGGGGCCCGCTGCACGGCGGCGCCAACCAGTCCGTCCTGGAGATGCTCGAGGGCATCCAGGCCAACGGCGGCGATGTCGACTCCTTCATCCGCAAGGTGAAGAACAAGGAGGACGGCGTCCGCCTGATGGGCTTCGGCCACCGGGTGTACAAGTCCTTCGACCCGCGCGCCAAGATCATCAAGGCCGCGGCGCACGATGTCCTCTCGGCCCTCGGCAAGTCCGACGAGCTGCTCGACATCGCGCTCAAGCTGGAGGAGCACGCGCTCTCCGACGAGTACTTCGTCTCGCGCAACCTCTACCCGAACGTCGACTTCTACACGGGCCTCATCTACCGGGCCATGGGCTTCCCGACCGAGATGTTCACGGTCCTGTTCGCCCTCGGCCGCCTGCCGGGCTGGATCGCCCAGTGGCACGAGATGATCAAGGAGCCGGGATCGCGCATCGGCCGCCCGCGCCAGATCTACACCGGCGAGGTCCTGCGTGACTTCGTCCCCGTCGAGGCTCGCTGA